The Oscillatoria acuminata PCC 6304 genomic interval AAATTCAAATCCATCGACTTGAGGCATCATCAAGTCCGTAATCACTAAATCGGGATGTTGCTGTTGCAGCAAATCCCATCCATCATTGGCATTACTCGCCACCTGCACGGAAAACCCTTCATCTTCCAGATAGGCTTGCACCGCTTCCCGTAATCCGGGTTCATCATCGACAAGGAGGAGTTGAGCTGACATCCTGAAATCTCCTAAAGAGGTTACTGCTTTTAACTTTAACGAAATTTGGGGTCAGATTGACGGCTAAAGTTTAGGACTAATCTCTATTTGCAAAGCCCAAGGTCAATGTAGGGGCGATTCTCGAATCGCCTCTGGGGAATTTTCTTCAAGTTTTCTACCTCCGGATTAACGACGTTAGCCAACGTATAAGGAATAATTGCCGTCGGGTTATACCGACGTTTACCAAATACTTGGCGATCGAGAACATCAATTATGAATCTGAATACAAAAGAACGGTATTACGATATCATTGGGTTTGGGGATGAAGTACCCGGGGTTTTAGCGATGGTAGCGGCAGCGCGAGAGTATCGCCGGCAGACGAAAAAGTATCCCAAGATGCTGTTAATGTCTAAAGCCAATGCTGGAGAAGGCATTGGCGGTCATTTGATTCGAGGGAAATTATCTTATCTCGATCGCACTCAAATTAATCGGCAGCTACAAACCTCCCTGAATCTCGATACATTTGGTGCGCCTTCTGCCCTGTATCAGGAGTTTTTAAAACGGGCAGGGGTGGTACAAATTGCTCTTGACCCGGAAAAGGGCGATCGGGCTTTGAGGGAAATGCTCCGGGAAGCAGGAGTGGCGATTCTCAGTGAGGTTAAAATCGCCTCGGTGGTTAAATCCGGCTCTAATTTGACCAGTATTCTCACCAGTCGCGGTGAAACCTATACAGCGAAACAATTTATCGATTCTACCGTGAATGCGGAACTCGCACAAGCAGCAGGGGCGAAAAAGTCTCAAGGATTCGGAACCTTTGGGTTGCCGGATTCTGAACTGCCGGTGACGTTGGTGTTTGAGACGGAGGGATTGAGTATTCAGCGCCTCAAAGAGATAGAATTAATATATCTGAAACGATTCAGAAATTTGGCGGATACGGAAGCCCAGAATTTCCTCAAGTCTGCGGCAGGATTTGATGAGCGCAAAGCTGAATCACTGCGACAGGAGTTGGTGGATTCCCACGGGAATTTAAAAACTTTGTGGGCGGGGAAAGATTATATTGATATTCGCTGTAATGCGTTATCGATCGCCTATCATTCGTTCCGAGGTAAAAAGTTATCCCTGTATGACAGTGGGGCAATTTTAGACCGAGGAAATGTGGCGATTTTATCTGGCGATCGCCTCTCTTGGAATGCGTTGATGATTGCGGTTACGGGCAGTGAAGCGGAGACTCTGGCTAACAATGGCGGGAAGCCAACTCCGGCAATGCTGGAAGAGATGAAATTTGTCCAGCAATGGTTTAAGAGTATTGGGGCGAAAAAGGTAACCCCTGCCTCGGAATTGTATATCCGACACGCGGGCAATATCACCGAGGCGATCGAGCCTTTAAGTGGTGCTGAAATGTTAGCTGGTGGCGTTGCCAAATCTGAGGCATTAGCAACCTTTGCCTATCATTTTGATGTGCGCGGTGGCATTCCTGGCATTGGCGATAAAGCCCTCGCCAATGGGTTTGTCAGTACCATGTTTAGTAAGCCAATTTTTAATGTCGGCATCCGTCACGCGCAACTCAAATCTGTCCGTAATTTAGCCGTTGTTAGTCCCGCCTCTGGATTTGAGGGATTTGCTTCCGCAGCGGGACGAATTGTGGAATACAATGCAGCAGTGGGTCATGGATTAGGGATTGCGGCAACCTTGGCATTGTTAAGTAATCGAACCCTGGCGGATATTTCTAATCAAGAGGTGCGAGAGGTTCTGGTTAAGGTGGGAGAATTACCGCCCATTTTCGGGAAAAATTCGGCCCCGGATTTGGCTCAATTGCAACAATTTGAATCGGCGATCGCCTAATCAAATGAACGCCTAATTACGATTCAGGACAAGGCACTGCCTTGTCCTTTTTTTTGACAAAAATTAACCTTTGGTATCAATGATTTTTGCCGGTTGACACAACTTTAGGAAAGAAACCCGGTTTCTGACCCCAAAGTTAAGCGAGAAACCGGGTTTCTGCCATGATTTTTGCCGGTTGACACAACTTTATTTAGGAAAGAAACCCGGTTTCTGACCCCAAGGTTAACGGTTTCTGACCCTCTATTTCCTCACCGTTACATTGGGATAGGTGATTACTTTACCATTGGTGCGGGAGGGGGGTAATTGTTGTTGAGGGCGGTTGGGATAGGATGTTTTGCCGTTACCATTGGAGGGTTCTTCTTGGATTAGAACTTCCCGAATTAGGCGGGCTAACATTCTTTGGGCTAAGTCTCCGGCTATTTTTTGACCCATGCGTTGGGTTTCGGGTTTGATGAGGAAGGGGGCGAGTTTTTGGACGAATTCAGCGGTGTTGAATCCGGGGGTTTCTTGGACAATGGCCCAAATTCGTTTAATTCGCTCCATTTTCTCTTGATCACCACTGGTTATGGCTGGGGTGGGTTTATTTCCTTTCCAGCCGACCCATTCTCGGAGGACGGAGGTGGCATTATTGAAGGCGTCGCGGGAGAGATGATCGAGGCTTTTGACTAATTCTTCTACGAGGCGATCGCGAATAAATTCACCCCGTTCTGAAAACAGAAATTCTAAGGCTTGATTTAATCCCTGGGACAGGTCATAATCATCACTTTCTCTGGCATTTCTCAATAGGTTTTCTAATCGGTTCCACCTAAAGTCCCCATCTTTAAACAGCAGGTCTCTCAATGACCCGCGCAATTCTGGGGAGGGGTCGGTTAATAGGCGTTTAGCCACATAAGGATAGGCTTTACTCAGGACTTTAAAATTCGGATCAACATTAATCGCAATCCCTTCTAAAGTAACTAAGGAGCGAATAATTAAGGCATAATAGGCGGGAACCCGGAAGGGGTACTCGTACATGATTTCCGACAGTTGGTCGGTAATGCTCTTAAAGTTGAGTTCGGCGACACTGGCACCGAGGGCGTTATTAAAGACGTTGGCGAGGGCCGGGATAATCGGGGTGAGGTCGGTTTCTGGGGTGAGAAATTCGAGTTTGACGTAATCTTTGGCGAGTCCTTCAAAATCCCGGTTGACGAGATGGACGACGGCTTGAATCAGTCCATATCTTTGATAGGGTTTGACCTCACTCATCATCCCGAAATCCAGATAGGCGAGTTTCCCATCTTCGGTGGCGAGGAGGTTGCCCGGGTGGGGGTCAGCATGGAAAAACCCATGTTCGAGTAACTGGCGCAGGGAACATTGAACGCCGACTTCGATTAGGTATTTGGCGTCGATGCCTTGGGCGGTGAGGGCGGGAATTTGAGTGAGTTTGGTGCCGTTGATCCACTCCATTGTGAGAACTCGACGTCCGGTATATTTCCAGTAAATTTTGGGGACGTAGATATCTTTGAGATGGCCGTAGAGTTGGGCAAAACGTTCGGCGTTTTCTCCTTCTTTGTTGTAGTCCATTTCTTCATAGATGCGAGTACCAAACTCGTCCATGATGGCTACTAAGTCGCTGCGAACTTGTTTGACATTTTTTTGCACCCAGATTGCCAGTTGGCGTAAGACATAGACATCGAGTCCCATGCTTTCGGCGAGTCCCGGGCGTTGGACTTTGATGGCGACGGTTTCGCCGGTTTTGAGTTTACCTTTGTAAACTTGGCCGAGGGAGGCGGCAGCTACGGGGTCTGGGGTGATTTCGGCATAGATGGCGGAAGGCCGATCGCCGAGTTCTTCTTCGATAAATTGGTAGGCGAGTTCGTTGGGAAACGGCGGTAGCTGGTCCTGGAGTTTGGCGAGTTCTTCTAAATACAGGGGCGGCACTAAGTCGGGGCGAGTGGAGAGGGCCTGTCCCACTTTAATGAATGCGGGCCCTAAGTTAGTCAGGGTGGTTCTCAGTTTGACAGCGCGTTTGCGTTCATTTTGTTTGACGCGACCCCATTTTTTATCCCGCCAAATTCCAAAGGCAAGGGTAAGGAGGGGCCACAAAATAGCAAATCTGCGCCCCCAGACTAGAAAGGGCCGATCGCCATAGAGTTCGGTGATGGCAACGGGGTCGTACAACAGCGCATTACTGTCTGAGTACGGTGCACCGGATTTGAGCGGGACCCGTTCGGTGGCGGCGGAATCAATGTCCACGGTGACTGGGAGATTGTTCACCCGTTCGGGAAAGGGAGATAAACCGGGAGATTGTTCCAAAACGGTATCAGGCTGAAATTTGACGGAGGGAGGAGAAACGGTCTTTGTATCCATGTATTCGAGACCCACTGACGGAACCATGTTAACTATTGTAACAATTCCGTCGCGGTCTGCTCAGAAATGCCTCGGGATCTAAGTCCGAGGGATGAGGAGGTCCAGGTTGCAGTCGCCTGAAATCTTTCGCGGGTATAACGACGGAACGCCAGGGGAGATTCAAAAACGAACTGCACGGTTGTAGAGCATCCGATGGCAATAACGCTCATCCCTATTCCGTCGAAACCCACTCCCTCAACAACAGGATGCCCTTGTTTTGTTGTTTTGCGGCTAATGTTCCGCCAGTTCCCAAGATTTCTTAGCCACCCAGGACCCATCCCAATCCGCGTTAGGGGGTTCTTTGAGCAATCGCTGACAGCGCTTTAGATGCAACCGCGCGGCGCGATCGTGGCTGTTGATTTCCAAGACAGTGGCAAATTCTCCCATTGCGATCGCAAACTTGCGATTAAGATAATATTGCCGTCCGAGGTCATAGTGTTCCATGACCTTCTTACTCTCGTCGGAAATCGTTTCTCCCTTGAGTCCCAGATATTGATAGAGGGCGACGGGGGGATAGTTCGATCGCATCCGAATCCGGTCCAGTTCTCGGGCCCAAATTCGCTCCTCGCAGGCTCGATAGGTATTTTCTCCCAAGACGATATTGCAGCCATATTGATTGCTTACCCCTTGGAGAAGATTGCCCAGATTGACACCATCGCCCACGGCGCTAAATTGCAGGGACTTGTTTTCCGCAATATTATTGCTAATGGTCCAATCCGAATTAATCCCAATCCCCATTTGAATCATGGGTTGATTTTTCTCTTGGCGATGATGATTAAATTCATCAAGTTTTTTGTGCATGGCGATCGCCGTTTCCAATGCCATCCACCCATGATTTTCTAGGAACTGGGGTGCACCAAAAACGACAATCAGTCCATTGCCAATACAAGCCACTTCTATTTGCTGCTCGTGATTCTGCCTGTACTGATTCACGGCCTCCAGCATTGACTCGAAATAGTCTTGAAGCAGACGGGCGACCTCGGAGGCTTCTAAATTTTCCGTCAAGCTACTATAGCCGGAAATTTCAGAGAATAAGACTGAAACTTCTTGGCGATCGCCGCTAGGATTTACCATATTCCATACACATTGTCAACTACCGATTCAATCTTTCCTCAAGCAATCAGGAGTAAGAACGATGCCAAAGCAGAATTCTGACTCCTGAATTCTAGGTTGTACCCTTGTTCTGTTTAGGATACTACTTTTCGGTGAGATTCCAGACCCCATTCCAGTCATCCGGTGGGGGTTCCACCACAAAATGTTGACAGCGATCCATCTGTAAGGATGCCGCCTTATTATTCTTATCAAGTTCCAACACTTTACCAAACTCTTGGAGAGCTTTAGCAAATTGCCGAGATAGATAAAACTCCCGTCCCTTGGTGTAGGATTCGATAATTTGCATATTGTGGTCAGAAATTGGGTCCGATCGCAATCCCACCAATTCATAAATTTTGACAGGTTCGCTTTTCCCTTTTACAGTAATAAAGTCCAACTCCCGAACATAAACCTTGTCTGCACAAGGACTGTATGTCTTTTCACTGATCACGATATCAGTCCCATACATTTTGCTCGTGCCTTCTAACCGAGACCCGAGGTTAACCCCATCGCCAATCGAGGTCAATTCCATCCGTTTGCTGGACCCGATATTCCCACTGACCACTTCATCCGAGTGGATCCCAATTCCAATTTTCAGGATTTGCTTACCGGCAGCAGTCCGATTGTTGTTAAACTCAATCAACCGTCGCCGCATTTCTATCGCCGTTTGGACCGCACACCAGGCATGGTCCTTGAGGGGGAGAGGAGACCCAAACACCGCCATGATCGCATCCCCGATATATTTATCCAGGGTCCCCTTGTACTGAAACACCGCATCGACCATCGACTCAAAATATTCATTGAGCATGACGACGACATCTTCCGCCTCCATGCCTTCGGTGAGGGTGGTGTAGCTGCGGATATCCGAGAACAAGACCGAGACTTCCTTGCGCTTGCCGCCTAATCCCGTGTCCCCAGAGGCCAGTAACTGTTCGGCCACTTCCTGGGTCATGTAGCGATACATGGTGCTCTTGAGTCGTTTCTCATCGCTGATATCTTCCATGACCACCAGGGCACCATAAACATTGCTTCGGTCCGAGGCATCAGCAATGGAGTTAATTGACAAGTTAATACTGTGTTGTTCTTTGTCGTCTTTGGCAACCAGGGTTTGGTCGGGATAATATTGCTGACGAGATTTATCATCTTTGGCCGTCAATGCTGCATCAAACCACTTAGAAAAGTCTCCATCTTTAATTTGGATTAAGTCCCGCACGGATTTGCCTTCGATGCGATCGCTTACTTCCAGACCCAGTAATTGACGGGCACTATCATTAGCAGCGATCGCATTTCCGGATTTATCCGTCGAAATCACCCCATTGCTCAAGCTGCGCAAAATGTCCCGTTGCATTTGCTCTTGCTGCTTGACCGTGGCAAAGAGTTTGGCATTTTGCAACGCCACTCCCGCTTGGGTATTAAACGCCTGCATAAATTCCTGATCGGACCGATTGAAACTGGCTTTCCAGCAATCAGGGGCTTCCGGCCATTCGGTCGGTTCATAAGGAGGATGCTCCCCTTGTTTTTTCTTATTCACCAACTGGGTCACCCCAATCAGTTCCCCATCGGAATTGAACACCGGCATACATAATAAACTGCAAGTCCGATACCCGCTTTGTTGATCCACCCGCTTACTGGTTTCGCAACCGGGATGATCGTACAAATCAAAG includes:
- a CDS encoding ABC1 kinase family protein; this translates as MDTKTVSPPSVKFQPDTVLEQSPGLSPFPERVNNLPVTVDIDSAATERVPLKSGAPYSDSNALLYDPVAITELYGDRPFLVWGRRFAILWPLLTLAFGIWRDKKWGRVKQNERKRAVKLRTTLTNLGPAFIKVGQALSTRPDLVPPLYLEELAKLQDQLPPFPNELAYQFIEEELGDRPSAIYAEITPDPVAAASLGQVYKGKLKTGETVAIKVQRPGLAESMGLDVYVLRQLAIWVQKNVKQVRSDLVAIMDEFGTRIYEEMDYNKEGENAERFAQLYGHLKDIYVPKIYWKYTGRRVLTMEWINGTKLTQIPALTAQGIDAKYLIEVGVQCSLRQLLEHGFFHADPHPGNLLATEDGKLAYLDFGMMSEVKPYQRYGLIQAVVHLVNRDFEGLAKDYVKLEFLTPETDLTPIIPALANVFNNALGASVAELNFKSITDQLSEIMYEYPFRVPAYYALIIRSLVTLEGIAINVDPNFKVLSKAYPYVAKRLLTDPSPELRGSLRDLLFKDGDFRWNRLENLLRNARESDDYDLSQGLNQALEFLFSERGEFIRDRLVEELVKSLDHLSRDAFNNATSVLREWVGWKGNKPTPAITSGDQEKMERIKRIWAIVQETPGFNTAEFVQKLAPFLIKPETQRMGQKIAGDLAQRMLARLIREVLIQEEPSNGNGKTSYPNRPQQQLPPSRTNGKVITYPNVTVRK
- a CDS encoding GAF domain-containing protein, translating into MTAASPNPKAWDHNNSSAGAVIDVTPQIVDGGKPDHQRSTSASVSEPESSPPSNSSGGGSLVQSKGTFTSFLAPLNKDSFTQVVKDVEGKLEVVNQTLSMLDSLLDAQGFDSILDEMLRSITLKTGELLGADRTTIFLLDEEKNELWSIIAKGAGGKPLEIRIPADKGIAGEVATFKKVVNIPFDFFDDSRSGAAKEQFKKTGYRTYTMLCLPLLNEQGALVAVVQLLNKLKKIHDADAELSERINAKGFTEEDERVFEEFAPSIRLILESSKSFYKATQRQRAAAALMSATQSLSKSSLDLEETLKKVMDEAKQLMNADRSTLWLIDRDKNDLWTKIPIGPRGELKEIRIPMGVGYAGTVGKTGEPLNIPFDLYDHPGCETSKRVDQQSGYRTCSLLCMPVFNSDGELIGVTQLVNKKKQGEHPPYEPTEWPEAPDCWKASFNRSDQEFMQAFNTQAGVALQNAKLFATVKQQEQMQRDILRSLSNGVISTDKSGNAIAANDSARQLLGLEVSDRIEGKSVRDLIQIKDGDFSKWFDAALTAKDDKSRQQYYPDQTLVAKDDKEQHSINLSINSIADASDRSNVYGALVVMEDISDEKRLKSTMYRYMTQEVAEQLLASGDTGLGGKRKEVSVLFSDIRSYTTLTEGMEAEDVVVMLNEYFESMVDAVFQYKGTLDKYIGDAIMAVFGSPLPLKDHAWCAVQTAIEMRRRLIEFNNNRTAAGKQILKIGIGIHSDEVVSGNIGSSKRMELTSIGDGVNLGSRLEGTSKMYGTDIVISEKTYSPCADKVYVRELDFITVKGKSEPVKIYELVGLRSDPISDHNMQIIESYTKGREFYLSRQFAKALQEFGKVLELDKNNKAASLQMDRCQHFVVEPPPDDWNGVWNLTEK
- a CDS encoding FAD-dependent oxidoreductase — protein: MNLNTKERYYDIIGFGDEVPGVLAMVAAAREYRRQTKKYPKMLLMSKANAGEGIGGHLIRGKLSYLDRTQINRQLQTSLNLDTFGAPSALYQEFLKRAGVVQIALDPEKGDRALREMLREAGVAILSEVKIASVVKSGSNLTSILTSRGETYTAKQFIDSTVNAELAQAAGAKKSQGFGTFGLPDSELPVTLVFETEGLSIQRLKEIELIYLKRFRNLADTEAQNFLKSAAGFDERKAESLRQELVDSHGNLKTLWAGKDYIDIRCNALSIAYHSFRGKKLSLYDSGAILDRGNVAILSGDRLSWNALMIAVTGSEAETLANNGGKPTPAMLEEMKFVQQWFKSIGAKKVTPASELYIRHAGNITEAIEPLSGAEMLAGGVAKSEALATFAYHFDVRGGIPGIGDKALANGFVSTMFSKPIFNVGIRHAQLKSVRNLAVVSPASGFEGFASAAGRIVEYNAAVGHGLGIAATLALLSNRTLADISNQEVREVLVKVGELPPIFGKNSAPDLAQLQQFESAIA
- a CDS encoding adenylate/guanylate cyclase domain-containing protein: MVNPSGDRQEVSVLFSEISGYSSLTENLEASEVARLLQDYFESMLEAVNQYRQNHEQQIEVACIGNGLIVVFGAPQFLENHGWMALETAIAMHKKLDEFNHHRQEKNQPMIQMGIGINSDWTISNNIAENKSLQFSAVGDGVNLGNLLQGVSNQYGCNIVLGENTYRACEERIWARELDRIRMRSNYPPVALYQYLGLKGETISDESKKVMEHYDLGRQYYLNRKFAIAMGEFATVLEINSHDRAARLHLKRCQRLLKEPPNADWDGSWVAKKSWELAEH